The uncultured Cohaesibacter sp. region TGACAGTGGCTGTTGCCGCTGTCGCTCAGGAACGCGGTGATATGGTCATTTTCGGTGCGCCAAATGTTGTGCGCGGTGGCAGCCATCTTGGGGAATCTCCCAATGCGGCAGACATGGTGAAAGCCGGTTTGTGCGATATTCTGGCCTCTGACTATTATTATCCGGCGATGCTCGCAGCTATCGCGCGCATGGATGCGGATAATCTTGCTGACCGCCTGATGCTCTGGAAGTTGGTTTCAACGAACCCTGCGAAGGCCATGAAGCTGTATGATCGAGGAGAAATAAAGGTCGGCAAGCGCGCCGATTTGGTGCTGGTTGGTTGGCCGCAGGGCCATATGCCAGCCATTCGCCACACTTGGGTTGCCGGTCGCACGGCCTATTGCGCTACGCCTAGAGGCTAAAGCGAAGAGGCGAGAGGGAGGAGACCTCTTCGGCCCTTGGGTCCGCATTCAGGGCCCGAGAGGGTGGGCAACCTGATTTGCAGCGCTTCAGCGCGAGCGACCGACCTCTTGGTTTCCTTTTGGTCTTTTCGTCCGGATGACAATTTGGATGGTGATGTTACTGATCACGCCGTTCAACGAGATCGGGGTCTGCAGTGATGGGGCGGTAGATTTCTACCCGATCCCCATCCTCAAGCACTTTTCCAAGCTTGGCTATGCGCCCGAAAATCCCTACTTTCTGTGTTTCTAGGTCAATGTCGGGAAACTGGTCCAGAAGCCCGGATCTGTGAATGGCTTCCTCTATGGTGCAGCCGTCGGGCATCTCCATCTTCAACCAGACCTTATGAGTTGGAGTGACATAGGCAACGCCGATATTCATGATGCAGTCTCCTATATCGTGATCTGTTTGCCCACGGGCTCGATCGGGTCGTCATCCACCAGCCGTGCCTTTTCAAACTGATTATCGATCAGCCGCTTACCGACAATAATGAGGCTGAGCATGATGAAGCCCCCCGGTGGTAGAATGAGAATGAGAAATCCGGAATAGTCCGGGATGACAGTCATTTCCAAAAAGCTGAAACTTGGCCCCAGCAACAGGGACGCACCGGCAAAAAGGGTGCCTGAGCCCAGAATTTCGCGCACGGCACCAAGTAGGATGAGCGCAAAGGTGAAGCCGACCCCCATCATCAATCCATCGAGCACCGAAGGTAAGACGCGAGCCTTGGATGCAAAGCTTTCCGCCCGCCCCAGAATGGCGCAGTTGGTCACGATCAGTGGAATGAACAGGCCGAGAATCTTGTAGAGATCATGTAGATAGGCATTCATGAACAGATCAACGATGGTCACCAGACCGGCAATGATGAGCACATAGGCGGGAATGCGGATCTCCGGTTCGATGAAATTGCGCAGCAGCGAAATCAAGAAGCCTGAGGCCACGAGGACCGCCGTTGTGGCCAGACCAAGGCCCAGTCCGTTGGTGGCCGTGCCGGTGACCGCCAGTAGCGGACACAGCGCCAGCGTTTGCGAAAAGAGGATCGTGTTGGTCCAGAGACCCTCAAGGGTAATCTCGCGATAGCTTTTTGTCATGATCCGCTTCCTTCTTCGCAAATGCCTTTCGGGCAGTGGACGATTTGCTCTTGATGCGCCTTGAAAAACTGCAGACCATTGCGCACTGACAACACCACCGCGCGCGGGGTGATTGTGGCGCCGGATAGCTGGTCAAAGTAGCCGCCGTCTTTCTTTACCTTCCACTTTTCAGGAGCAGGATCACCAAGTGAACGACCAGTAAATTGCTTGATCCAGTCTCCGCGAGAGGACTCTATCCGATCTCCCAACCCCGGTGTTTCCGTATGCATCAAGACCTCAGTGCCGAGCAGAGAGCCTTCCTTGTCCACGCCGATCAGCGACAGGATCGGACCTCCATAGCCCACGGCACTCACCTGATAGGCGACCGCTGCAAAAGCACCATTTTTATAGGCCGGATAGAGCATGGTCTCTGTACCGTCAGCGGCTTTGAGGGCGTAGGCATCCTTGACCAGATCATTGTCATGCAAGGCTGCCGGAATGACCTTGGCGAGTGACGATTGCAGGTCTTCCTTTTGTCTAAGGGCGATTGGCTCCAGTGTTGCCAAATGGCTGGACGCAAGAATGAGGGCGCAGATCAGGCAGAAGCCACCCAACAGCACTGACAGATAGATCGGGTTATCGCGATGGCGCTCATAGAAAGCTGCAAGTCTTTCACGGCTCTTTTGCCAGGCCGAAGGAGAGGAGTCCGGCGTCTGCAAATTGTCTGCATTAATGTCCGCATCGCTCATCTTGCCTCTCCCTTCTTGGCTTCTTTCAGCTTGATCGGGTCGCCTTTTCGGGTGCGGCCATAGATGCGCGGCTTGATATAGGTATCAATCAGAGGCACGGTTGAATTCATCAAAAGGATCGCGAAGGCAACGCCTTCAGGATATGCAGCCCAGGTGCGAATGATGAAGGTCAGCGTGCCGACCCCAGCCCCGAAAATGATCTTGCCCAGGGGCGAGCCGGGTGCGGTGACATAATCCGTGGCGATAAAGAAGACCGCAAAGGCAAAGGTGCCCGAAACCAGATGCACGAGCGGGCTTGGGAAATGGCTTGGATCGAGCAGATGGGCAACGCCGGAAAGGGCGCACATGGCTCCGATCATGGCTACCGGTATGTGCCAGCTGATGACGCGGGTAGCGAGCAGAAAAAGGCCGCCGATGAGGGCCAGAATAGCAGAGGTTTCTCCCATTGAGCCGGGTGCAAAGCCGATCACCATATTTCTGAGGTCGAAGGACTGGGCAAGGATCTGCTGAAGCACTTCGCCGCGGCCCAGCTCGGTCTTGATCGTGCCCAGAAGGGACGCGCTGGTAATCGCATCAATCTCGGGATGCCCGCCGAAGGTAATGGCCAAACCGCCAAGAAAGTCCGGGGCAGAGTCGGCAAAAATCGGCTGTGGGCCTAGAAACTGGGTCATCTGGATGGGGCAGGAGATCAACAGAACTGTGCGCGCCACCATGGCCGGATTAAAGACATTCTGTCCGAGACCTCCAAAGGCCTGCTTGGCCAGCGTGATCGCGATGATCGAGCCGACAGCCCCGATCCACCATGGTGCCCATGGCGGCAGGGTCATGGCGAGAAGCCAGCCCGTTAGGATGCCCGAGCCATCCATGATATGCAGCATGACGGGTTTCTTCGCCATTTTCAGGCAGAGGGATTCGGCGAGAATAGCCGTAAGGACTGTCACCAGAAAAAGATAGATGGATGGCCAGCCAAACTGGATAAAGCCGAAGGCGGTGGAGGGCACCAGCGCCAGTAGGACGAGCCCCATGGTGCGCGATACGCTCGCTCCAGAATGGGAATAGGGACCAGCCAGAATTTGGACGTCACTCATGCTTCCGCTCTTACTTTCTCACTTTTGGGTGCTGAAGAGGCCTCCTCCGGGGTGGCTGTCTTGGCTTTGGCAGCTTCCTCTTGTTCCTTCTGCCGTTTTTTGGCAGCTCGTTCGGCCTTCATGCGTGCCATGGAGGCCTGTTTTTCTTTCTTGATCTTTTCCATGCGTTCATCATGGAATTGAACCAAACGCTTTGTTTCTTCCTGCTTGTGGGCGGCGCGCTGTTTGGCGGTAAGGCTGCCCTTGGCATAGTTGAAATATTGTACCAGCGGGATGTTGGCTGGGCAGACAAAGGAGCATGAGCCGCAAGCGATGCAGTCTCGAAGCCCAATATCAACGGCGCTTTCCAGCTCGTCAGCCTTGATGCGGGCTGCCATCTCATAAGGCATCAACCCGCACGGGCAGGCTGCTACGCAGGAGGTACAGCGAATGCAGGGCATGATCGGCTTTTGTGATGTTTCCTTGCGTCCCAACGCTAGAATGCCGTTTGAGCCCTTGATGATCGGGGCGCGCGTGCTCGAAACCGGATCGCCCATCATCGAGCCACCAAGCAGCAGCTTTTCAGGCTCATCGATAAAGCCGCCGCAATGCTCGATGATATGAGAGATGGGCGTGCCGATAGGCACTTCGAAATTGCCCTTGCGGGTGATCATTTCGCCGCTCACCGTCACGATGCGCGATATCAACGGGCGACCAAAGCGCACGGCTTGTTGAATGGCATAAGTGGTGGCCACATTATGAACGATGACGCCGACTTCGGCTGTAAGCGCCCGGGCAGGGACTTCTTGCCCGGTCAGAATTTGAACCAGATGTTTGGCAAAGCCGGTCGGGTAGCGCGTTGGCACCTCGATGACCTTGATGTCATAGCGA contains the following coding sequences:
- a CDS encoding RnfABCDGE type electron transport complex subunit D, with protein sequence MSDVQILAGPYSHSGASVSRTMGLVLLALVPSTAFGFIQFGWPSIYLFLVTVLTAILAESLCLKMAKKPVMLHIMDGSGILTGWLLAMTLPPWAPWWIGAVGSIIAITLAKQAFGGLGQNVFNPAMVARTVLLISCPIQMTQFLGPQPIFADSAPDFLGGLAITFGGHPEIDAITSASLLGTIKTELGRGEVLQQILAQSFDLRNMVIGFAPGSMGETSAILALIGGLFLLATRVISWHIPVAMIGAMCALSGVAHLLDPSHFPSPLVHLVSGTFAFAVFFIATDYVTAPGSPLGKIIFGAGVGTLTFIIRTWAAYPEGVAFAILLMNSTVPLIDTYIKPRIYGRTRKGDPIKLKEAKKGEAR
- the rsxC gene encoding electron transport complex subunit RsxC, with the translated sequence MRLFKIKGGIHPDGRKELAENEKIEQIPLPTLMRIPLKQHTGAPANPIVAKGDMVKKGQVLALSRGAVSATIHAPTSGRIIAIGRFVAPHASGLPEPTITLRPDGEDEWDTLPPPLDPFETDPDTLANRIAEAGVVGLGGAAFPAAVKLNLRNRTDLHTLIINAAECEPYITCDDRLMRERAEAIIDGVAIICHTIGVKKALIGVEKNKPEAIKALKKEVAKQDRYDIKVIEVPTRYPTGFAKHLVQILTGQEVPARALTAEVGVIVHNVATTYAIQQAVRFGRPLISRIVTVSGEMITRKGNFEVPIGTPISHIIEHCGGFIDEPEKLLLGGSMMGDPVSSTRAPIIKGSNGILALGRKETSQKPIMPCIRCTSCVAACPCGLMPYEMAARIKADELESAVDIGLRDCIACGSCSFVCPANIPLVQYFNYAKGSLTAKQRAAHKQEETKRLVQFHDERMEKIKKEKQASMARMKAERAAKKRQKEQEEAAKAKTATPEEASSAPKSEKVRAEA
- a CDS encoding electron transport complex subunit E — translated: MTKSYREITLEGLWTNTILFSQTLALCPLLAVTGTATNGLGLGLATTAVLVASGFLISLLRNFIEPEIRIPAYVLIIAGLVTIVDLFMNAYLHDLYKILGLFIPLIVTNCAILGRAESFASKARVLPSVLDGLMMGVGFTFALILLGAVREILGSGTLFAGASLLLGPSFSFLEMTVIPDYSGFLILILPPGGFIMLSLIIVGKRLIDNQFEKARLVDDDPIEPVGKQITI
- a CDS encoding RnfH family protein, with the protein product MNIGVAYVTPTHKVWLKMEMPDGCTIEEAIHRSGLLDQFPDIDLETQKVGIFGRIAKLGKVLEDGDRVEIYRPITADPDLVERRDQ
- a CDS encoding RnfABCDGE type electron transport complex subunit G — translated: MSDADINADNLQTPDSSPSAWQKSRERLAAFYERHRDNPIYLSVLLGGFCLICALILASSHLATLEPIALRQKEDLQSSLAKVIPAALHDNDLVKDAYALKAADGTETMLYPAYKNGAFAAVAYQVSAVGYGGPILSLIGVDKEGSLLGTEVLMHTETPGLGDRIESSRGDWIKQFTGRSLGDPAPEKWKVKKDGGYFDQLSGATITPRAVVLSVRNGLQFFKAHQEQIVHCPKGICEEGSGS